In Phenylobacterium hankyongense, the sequence TCCAGAATCGCCTAAGGCGAAGTTCTAGTTAAACGGGTGGTGACTGTCTACTTCTGGTGGGGCTCGCCGTCCTGGCGCGCGCCCGCACGGCGGCCGGGGCCGTTTCCCGTCAGACCTTGTGCGCACCGGCCAACCTGGGGTAGGGACGCACCTTCTTCGGGGAGTAGCCGTTCGCTCCAGCGAAGTCCGCGTCAACACACTCGGCTTTCGGGCCGTGGCGCGGACGGCGGGCCTGACCAGGTCCGGATTGGCGAGACCGACGACGCAGACCTCCGGCACAGGGCCGGCGGAGGTCGCCGCGTCGTCGTGTCCATACCGCGCCCCGGAGTTCTCGATGATCCTCGAACCGATGCTGGTGTCCGCAGGCGTGGTCGCCGTGGCGGAGATCGGCGACAAGACCCAGCTGCTGGCGATTGTGCTGGCGGCGAAGTTCCGCAAGCCCGTCCCGATCATCCTCGGCATCCTGGCGGCCACCGTGCTCAACCACGCCGCCGCCGCCACGCTCGGCTACTTCATCTCCCGCTGGCTGACCGGCCAGGTCTTCCAGACCGTGGTCGGCGTGGCCTTCATCGCCATGGCCGCCTGGGCGCTGGTGCCCGACAAGGAGGACGAGGGCGCGGCCGACAAGAGCCACGGCGGGGTGTTCCTGACCACCCTGGTGTCGTTCTTCTTCGTGGAGATCGGCGACAAGACCCAGATCGCCACCTCGCTGCTGGCGGCCCGCTTTCACGACATCGCCCTGGTCACGCTGGGCACCACGCTGGGGATGATGGCCGCCAACGTGCCGGCGGTCCTGCTGGGCGAGGCGGCGACCAAGATCGTGCCGCTGAACGTGGTGCGGATGATCGCCGCCGGCGTCTTCGCCCTGATCGGCGCATGGGTGCTGCTGAGCGCCTTCCACCTCGTCTAGGCGACGGCGCGGGAGTTCATTAGAACCGCACGGGCGGGCGGCTAGCTCAGCTGGTCAGAGCATCTCGTTTACACCGAGAGGGTCGGGGGTTCGAACCCCTCGCCGCCCACCAGCCCTTCCTCAGGGCTGAGCTTTCGTGCCTAACTCGCCGGCCAAGCGGAGGAATCGAATGGCTGCGACCGCAACGACGGCAAATCGGGACGATACCTGGTTCGTGGGCCACCCGAAGGGGCTGGCCTTCCTGGCGTTCACCGAGGCCTGGGAGCGGTTCTCCTACTACGGCATGCAGACGCTGCTGGTGCTCTACATGGTGCACCAGCTCCTGCTGCCCGGGCACATCGAGCACGTCGCCGGCTTCGGCCTGCTGCGGGCGCTGCTCGAGCGCGGCCATGTGATGAGCAACCAGGCGCTCGCCTCGGCGGTGTTCGGCCTCTACACCGGCCTCGTCTACCTGACCCCGATCCTCGGGGGTCTGATCGCCGATCGGGTGCTAGGGCGGACCCGCACGATCATCGTCGGCGGCAGCCTGATGGCGCTTGGCCACTTCCTGATGGCCTTCGACGTCTCCTTCCTGCTGGCGCTGGTCTGCCTGATGTTCGGCGCCGGCTGCTTCAAGGGCAACATCGCCACCCAGGTCGGCGCTCTCTATCGCCCGGAGGACAACCGCCGGGCCGACGCCTTTCAGATCTTCTACCTCGGCATCAACGCCGGCGTGATCGTCTCGCCGTTCATCACCGGCACGCTGGGCGAGAAGGTCGCCTGGCACTACGGCTTCGGCGCGGCCGGCATCGGCATGCTGATCTCGCTGGTCATCTATCTGTCCGGGCGCAAGCACCTGCCGCCCGACCCGCCGCTGCGGGCCAAGGCCAAGGCCGACCGGCCGACGATGGATCGCCGGGAATGGATCGTGGTGGCGCTGCTGGTGGCCATGCTGCCGGTGCTGTCCGCCTCCGTCGTCGCCAACCAGGAGATCTTCAACGCCTATCTGATCTGGGCGGAGCGGAGCGCCGACCTCCACCTGTTCGGGATACCGATCCTCACCACCTGGCTGGTGTCGGTGGATTCCATCGTCTCGGTGACCTGCCTCATCGGCATGGTGGTGTTCTGGCGGCTCTGGGCGAAGCGTTTCCCGGAGCCGGACGAGCTTGGGAAGATCGCCATCGGCTGCCTGTTCAGCGGGGCGGGCGCGGCGTGCCTGGCGATCGGCTCGGCGTTGGCGTCGGGCCCCGGCGAGAAGGTGGGCTTCGGCTGGCTGCTGGCCTTCCACCTGCTGAACGACATCGGGTTCGCCAACGTCCTGCCGGTAGGCCTGGCGCTCTATGCGCGCTCGGCGCCGCGGGCCATCGCGGCCACCATCGTCGGCCTCTATTACCTGCACCTCTTCGCCGGCAACCTGCTGGTCGGCTGGCTGGGCGGCCTGCTCGAGAAGATCCCGGCGGTGCAGTTCTGGCTGATCCATGCCGCCCTCGTGATCGGCGCGGGCGTGGTGTTCTTCTTCATCCGGTTGGCGTTCGGCCGGCTGCTGATCGCCGCGCCTCCGGCGCCTGACGAGGCGAACCTCGTCGCGGCCGATGCGGTGAAGGCGCCCTGACGCCGGCCATGCTCTATCGCCCGCTCGGCCGCACCGGGCTGACCGTCTCCGAGATCGGCCTTGGCTGCGCGAGCTGGTGGGGCAAGCCGGCCTTCCCGGAGGCGCAGGCGGTCGGGCTGGTGCACGCCGCCCTCGACCTCGGCGTCACCCTGTTCGACACCGGCGCCAGCTATTCGGCCGGGGAGGCGGAGCCCCGGCTCGG encodes:
- a CDS encoding TMEM165/GDT1 family protein, with amino-acid sequence MILEPMLVSAGVVAVAEIGDKTQLLAIVLAAKFRKPVPIILGILAATVLNHAAAATLGYFISRWLTGQVFQTVVGVAFIAMAAWALVPDKEDEGAADKSHGGVFLTTLVSFFFVEIGDKTQIATSLLAARFHDIALVTLGTTLGMMAANVPAVLLGEAATKIVPLNVVRMIAAGVFALIGAWVLLSAFHLV
- a CDS encoding peptide MFS transporter, which encodes MAATATTANRDDTWFVGHPKGLAFLAFTEAWERFSYYGMQTLLVLYMVHQLLLPGHIEHVAGFGLLRALLERGHVMSNQALASAVFGLYTGLVYLTPILGGLIADRVLGRTRTIIVGGSLMALGHFLMAFDVSFLLALVCLMFGAGCFKGNIATQVGALYRPEDNRRADAFQIFYLGINAGVIVSPFITGTLGEKVAWHYGFGAAGIGMLISLVIYLSGRKHLPPDPPLRAKAKADRPTMDRREWIVVALLVAMLPVLSASVVANQEIFNAYLIWAERSADLHLFGIPILTTWLVSVDSIVSVTCLIGMVVFWRLWAKRFPEPDELGKIAIGCLFSGAGAACLAIGSALASGPGEKVGFGWLLAFHLLNDIGFANVLPVGLALYARSAPRAIAATIVGLYYLHLFAGNLLVGWLGGLLEKIPAVQFWLIHAALVIGAGVVFFFIRLAFGRLLIAAPPAPDEANLVAADAVKAP